A single window of Dermacentor albipictus isolate Rhodes 1998 colony chromosome 1, USDA_Dalb.pri_finalv2, whole genome shotgun sequence DNA harbors:
- the LOC135902797 gene encoding uncharacterized protein — protein MRVHWLSVALVLHCWLLLILLLSTSAADSTTLNSAGQSIHDIKGMPQVTKKGNPLLMLMEPALPALKYMLPLVALLALPELLSSALASLRGMAAMNAGAYTVQARRRGRRGVMDGGPARGGRAAPGGVDFMQGAQQMMTLLARLDEAVQRYGQQEAACQLKAMCEFHRSAMSPEAGTVAKNIISMLKADGRVERSAMPEDQRAALQDFLKAAQNGLHQRNCTRIYRDCHETTT, from the exons ATGCGCGTACACTGGCTGAGTGTGGCCCTGGTGCTGCACTGTTGGCTGCTCCTCATCCTGCTCCTGTCCACCTCTGCGGCGGACTCGACCACGCTGAATAGTGCTGGCCAGAGCATCCACGACATCAAGGGAATGCCACAG GTGACCAAGAAGGGTAACCCGCTGCTGATGCTGATGGAGCCGGCGCTGCCGGCGCTCAAGTACATGCTCCCGTTGGTGGCCCTGCTGGCCCTGCCCGAACTGCTGAGCTCGGCCCTGGCGAGCCTCAGGGGCATGGCGGCGATGAACGCCGGCGCGTACACGGTGCAGGCCCGGCGCAGGGGCCGCAGGGGCGTCATGGACGGAGGCCCGGCCCGAGGAGGCCGCGCGGCGCCCGGCGGCGTCGACTTCATGCAGGGCGCCCAGCAGATGATGACCCTGCTGGCTCGGCTGGACGAGGCCGTGCAGCGGTACGGCCAGCAGGAGGCCGCCTGCCAGCTGAAGGCCATGTGCGAGTTCCACCGCTCCGCGATGAGTCCCGAGGCGGGCACCGTGGCCAAGAACATCATCTCTATGCTCAA AGCGGACGGCAGGGTGGAACGGTCAGCGATGCCCGAGGACCAGAGGGCCGCACTGCAAGACTTCCTCAAGGCTGCCCAGAACGGACTGCACCAGCGGAACTGCACGCGCATCTACCGCGACTGCCACGAGACCACAACCTAA